The bacterium HR34 genome includes the window ACTTAAAAGATAAGTTTCCTATAGTCGACAATGTTGATATAAAAAAGAAATTTCCAAATTCTTTAGAGATAAAAATAGAATACAGGAAACCAAAATATTATGTTTGTTCGGAAGAGTGTTTTCTAATAGATAAAAAAGGATTTGTATTTCAAAAAGTAGATAAATCTTTTAATTTTGATGAGTTGGTAAAGCTTGAGAACGGTTTTAATAATATAAAAGTTGGCAAATATATTGCAAGCGAAAGCGATTTTAATAAGATAGATTTTATATTAAATAACTTAGCAGGCAACAACATAAAAGTTTTAAGTGTAGATCTTAAAAACGAAACTGTTTATTTTAATAATGAAGATTTTTCTATAATTTTTGCATTAGTTGAAGATGTGAACTGGCAGTTGGAAAAATTTTTTACAGCGTTAAAGAAAATAAAAGACACAGAAGACATGAATAAACTTGAATACATAGATGTAAGATTCGGAGATAGAGTGTATTATAAGTGATTTTTAAATAGGATTAATTGATAAAGAGTATGTAATTTGAGCCCACCTTTTTACTTATTTTTTTTACCGATTTTATTATATTTAATGAAACATACCCGTCCCAAACGTTCACAATGTGAACGTTTGGGACAAGGAATATGTTATTAATTTTTTTCTATTTTTTTTCATAAATTCGAATTGATAAACATTAAAAATATTTTTATATCTTTGTGTCGCCAATTTTAAATCAATTATAAAATTAATTTTTATCTGTAAATAAAAACCTTACACATTGAGCTCGCTTTTTATTTTTTTATAGTATGATAAAATTTAATATTAATCAAAAATAATGAAAATAAAACAACTTTTAAAGCCTAAAATATTGATTCTTGGTTTCGGAAGAGAGGGACAGGATAATCTTAAATTTCTTTTGAAAATAGGCAAAAAATATAATATTGGCATTGCTGACAAAAATTCTCTTGAGGTATTTCCAGAAAGGGTACAGAACTTAATAAGAAAACATAAGATAAATTTTTATAGCGGAGATGATTATTTGAAAGCCATAAAAGATTATGAAGTTATTATCAAAAGCCCAGGCATACCATTTAAAATATTGCCTAAAAAATTACTCAAAGGTAAAATTTTAACAAGCCAGACGGATATATTTTTTAGCAATCATAAAGGAACAATTATAGGAATTACAGGGACGAAAGGAAAGAGCACAACAACCACTTTAATTTATAAAATATTAAAGGAAAACCTTAAAACAGGAAAAGCAAAATATAAAAGAGTATTTTTAATTGGGAATATAGGAAAGCCTGTTTTGTCCTATTTGAGAGATAGTAAGAATGGAGATATTTATGTTTATGAACTTTCCTGCCACCAATTGCATAATTTAAGACAAAGTCCTCATATAGCAGTTTGGACAAATATTTACAGAGAACATCTCGATTACTATAAATCTTTCAAAGATTATTATATGTCAAAGGCTAATATAACTTTGTGGCAAACAGAAAAGGATCACATAGTTTATGGCGCAGATTACAAAATTGTTGAAAATATAGTTAAAAAATCAAAAGCAATAAAGCACCCTATTAAAGGAAAATATTATGAACTTGATTTTGACTTGGCACGTGAAGTTGGAAAAATAATGGGGGTAGAAGATGGAATAATAAACAAAGTTTTTTCAAAATTTAAGAATTTGGAATGCAGGCTTGAGTTTGTAGGTGAATTCAAGGGTATAAAGTTTTATAATGATTCTTTGGCAACAATACCAGAAGCTACGATTTTTGCCATAAAAAAATTTGGAAAAGGCAATATTGGCTCAATATTTTTAGGCGGTTATGAAAGGTTTTATAATTTCAAAGATTTGGCAAAAGTTATTTTAGGTTACAAAATAGATAATTTAATTTTATTTCCAGTTACAGGTGAAAGAATTTTGAATGATATTAAAAACGAAGCGAAAAAAAGAAAAATTGTTATGCCAAAATATTTTAATGTTAACAATATGAAAGATGCTGTAAAAATTGCCTTTGATGTTACTCCAAAAGGAAAAATATCTTTGCTTTCCTGCGCTTCTCCAAGTTATAACTTGTTTAAAGATTACAAAGACAGAGGAGATCAATTTAAAAGATATGTTATTTTATTCGGCAAGGAAAATTAAAGATAATCTTGGTTTTTTAAAAAATGATTACTTTGCTTTAATTATAATTTTTATAGTAGCTCTTCTTTCAATCGTGGGTATTTTGGCTATATATAGCGCTTCTGCTTATGACTCTTTTCAAAGCTTTGGCAATTATACTTATTTTTTAAATAGACATCTCGCCTTTATTGGCATTGGGGTTTTAATGTTTTTTATTTTCTATTTTCTAAATCTAAACATTATAAAAAATTATTCTTTTTTCTTTTTTTTAGCAGCTCTTGTTTTTATGTTTTTTGTTTTTTTACCCGGAATAGGGCAGGGGGTAGGAGAGTCAAAGAGGTGGGTAGATTTAAGATTTATAAGTGTTCAGCCTTCAGAATTTTTAAAGCCACTTCTTTTAATATATGTTGCAGCGTTTTTTTCAAAATTTAGTTTGGATAAGGATATTAAAAAGGATATTATTAATATAAAAAGTTATTTTCAAAAAGTTTGCCTTCCTTATTTTAAAAAAGTTTGGTTGCCTTTTATTTCAATCATTAGTTCGGTTGCTTTTGCTTTTTATTTTCAAAAAGATGCAGGTACCTTTTTTTTAATTGCTGCTCCAGTTGCTTTTATGTTTTTGATTACGAGCGCTCCCAAGTTAATTAAGGTTTTAACTGTGATTATATTTTTAATTGCAGCTTTTTTAATGGTTATATCAGAAGAATACAGAATTGTGAGAATTCAAGGTTTTTTTAATTCAACAGATATTTTGAGCTCTGATTATCAAAGCGTTCAATCTTTGATTTCTATGGGAAGTGGAGGTCTACTGGGGCAGGGGATAGGTGCTGGTTTTTCTAAAACAAATGTTCCATTAACAAAAAACGATTTTATATTCTCTGTTATAGGAGAAGAAATGGGTTTTTTGGGAAGTTTGTTAATAGTTACTTTGTTTATTATTTTTATGATGACAGGATTTTTAATGGCAAGAAGAGTTGATAATATATTTAATAAACTGCTTATTTATGGTATAGTTATATTATTATCGCTTCAGGCAATGATAAATATTCAATCTGCAGTTGGCGGAATAGTTAAAGGTATTCCTTTACCTTTTATAAGTTATGGAGGTTCTGCAACTATTACAGCTTTTAGTATGATAGGTTTGCTACTTAATGCTTATAAAAATAATTAAATTTATTTATGAGTAAAAAAGTTATTGTTTTTACAGGAGGTGGAACAGGAGGGCATATTTTCCCAATAATTTCTATCGTAAGAGGGTTAAAAAAAATAGCTCCAAACGAGTTTGAATATTATTATTTAGGTCCTGAAGATCCTCCAGAATTAATAGCGCCTCTTGAATTAGAAGGTATAAAAGTAAAATTTATAAAAACAGGGAAAATAAGAAGATATTTCAATATTGGCGACGTTGTTTCTAATGTGGTGGATCTCGTTTTTTATGTTCCAATAGGTATTTTTCAGGCATTTGGTTTTGTTTTTTCAAAGTATCCGGATTTAGTTTTTTGTAAGGGTGGTTATGGATCTTTACCAACTGCTTTATCTGCTTTTCTTTTAAGAACTCCTATTTTTTTACACGAATCAGATTTAGAGCCCGGATTGGCTAACAAAATAATTTCTAAATTCAGCCTTCTTATTTTTACATCATTCCAAGAAACTAGTTATTTTAATCCAAAAAAAACTATATTTGTTGGTAATCCTGTTAGAAAAGAAATGTTTGATATGAAATTAGAGCAAGCAATTGATATTTTGAATATTACAGGAGAAAAAAAAGTTGTTGCTTTTTTGGGAGGGTCACAAGGAGCCCGTTTTATAAATGAAATGATTTTAAACGCAATAAACGATTTTATTGATAATTTTGAAATAATTCATCAAACAGGGAAATATAATTATAAACAAGTATCAGCAGAGGCTTTAGCTTCATTGGCGCCTGAAAAGAGAAAATACTATCATTCTTTCCCAGTTCTTACAGAAAGACAACTTGCCGCAACTTATAAGATTGCCGATATTATTGTATCTCGTGGCGGAGCTGGAGCAATATTTGAAATAGCAGCATCTGGGAAACCAAGCATAATAATACCTTTTCCTTTTGCAGCAAAACATCATCAAGAGCAAAATGCTTTTTATTACCAGAAAAAAGGCGCTTGTATTGTTTTGGAGCAAGAAGTTGCCACACCCCACTTTTTTTTGGAAAAAATAAAAAGTATATTAAACAATCCTACGCTTTATGAAAAGATGTCAAAAGCCGCAAAAGAATTCGCTACCATAGACGCAGGTGATAAAATAGCAAGATATATAGTTTCATACTTAAAACCTGAGATATTACAACAAAAAGAAAAAGAATCTGGAAAAGAAGAACAGATTGAAAAACTTATAAAACAAAACTATGAAAGTTAGAGTCAGATTAGCCCCTTCACCAACAGGTTATTTGCATATGGGAACCGCTCGTGTCGCCTTGTTTAATTATCTATTTGCTAAACAAAATAACGGCTCTTTTATTTTAAGAATAGAAGACACAGATAAAGAAAGATCAAAAAAAGAATATGAGGAAGATATTATAAAATCTCTTTTATGGTTAGGTTTGAAATGGAATGAAGGTCCTGATTATAATGATTACTCAAACTATATAGGAGATCACGGTCCTTATAGACAAAGCGAAAGAGTAAGTTTATATAAAAAGTATTTGGAAATTTTATTAAACAAAGGTTTGGCATATTATTGTTTTTGTTTACCAGAAGAACTCGAGGCTCAAAAAAATTACTTAATAAGCATAGGAAAACCTCCTGTTTATTCTGGAAAATGCAGAGAGTTAAAAAAAGAAGAAGTTTTAAAAAAACTTGAAAAGGGAGAAAGACATATAATAAGATTGGCTGTTCCAAAGGATAAAATTATAAAATTTAATGATATTGTGAGGGGAGAAATTAAAATAAATAGTTCTATTATAGGTGATTTTTCTATTGCAAAAGGGTTAGAGGAGCCTTTGTATAATTTTGCTGTTGTTGTAGATGATTACGAAATGGAAATAAGTCATATTATTAGAGGGGAGGATCATATTTCAAATACTCCCAAGCAAATAATTATTCAGCAAATGCTAAATTTTAACAAAGTTTATTATGCTCATTTACCTTTAATTTTAGCTCCAGATAGAACAAAACTAAGTAAGCGTCATGGAGCAGTTTCTGTTATGGAGTTTAAGAAAATGGGTTATCTACCAGAATCAATTATTAATTTTTTGGCTTTTTTGGGATGGAATCCGGGAACAGACAAAGAAATATATTCGTTACAAGAGTTAATAAAAGATTTTTCATTAGAAAGGATTCAAAAGTCAGGAGCTATTTTCAATATTAAAAAACTAGATTTTCTAAATTCTTATTACATTAAGCAAAAAAGCGCTGACGAACTTTTTGATTTATCATATGAATACATAAAAGATTTTATAAAACAAGAAAGCGATAAAGATAAAATTAAAAAAATTTTAGAAGTTTATAAAACAAGGATAAACAAACTTTCAGATTTGCCAACAGAAATAGACTTTTTCTTTAAAGACATTAATTATCCTAAAGATTTATTAAGATGGAAAGACGCCACAGATACAGAAATCCTTCTTTGTATTGATAAGTTAGAAGATACATTAGATAATATAAAAGAGGAGGATTTTAATAGAGATTATTTATCGCAAGTTTTATTAAAAGAGGCCCAAGAATTTGCTAAAATAATAAATAGAGACGAAAAAGATAGGGGATATATGCTGTGGACTTTAAGAGTAGCTTTAACTGGCAAGAAATTTTCAGCAGGACCATTTGAAATTATGGAAATTTTAGGCAAAAAAGAAACAATAAGAAGACTTAAAAAAGCAGGAGAAATAATACAAAAAAACAGTAATGGAAATAACGATAATTAAAAAGAAAAATATAATTGTAAGTTTTTTAATAAGTGCTTTTTTGTTATCTTTTGCTTTTGTTTTTGCTCAAGGTAATCAATTAAATAACTTTTCTAATGGTTCTTTTAAGAATGGTACTAATCAAATAGAAATACCCAGAGACTTAAAAGATATTGAAAATATGGGTGATAAGGTAATAGAAACAACGAAAATTTTAGTGCCTAAAATTATAAAACAAATTTGGGAAGAAAAAATACTTCCTATTTGGCAAAAAATGTGGGATTATGCGAGAAATTTATGGGAAAAACATTTTGCAGATTCTTTTAACAATTTTTTAAAACAACTTGAAGAGTGGCTTGGTGTTACATTTAAAGAAAGAAAAGAATTAACAAAAGAAAAATTTGAAAAAGAAAAAGAAGAATTTACAAAAGAAGCTCCAGAATTAGGCAAATCTCTTTGGGAAAAATTATGGGAATTAATTAAATAAAAATATAAAATATATTGTTAAAAATCCATAAGTTCCACCAACCAAAGATAGCAGTAATGAAAGTGAAAAATTAAAGTTTCAAGAAATATTTTCAGAAATAGATAAGCAATATTATTTTATAAATGAATATTTTAATGAGATTAGAGATAAGAAAATAAATTATCCAGATAGAAAAGAATTTGAAGAGTTTATAGACATACTAAAAAAATGTTTTTTGGTGTTTTGCCAATTATTATTTAAAAAGCACGTATTACAAAAATATAATTAAAAATTACGATCTTACTCCTGAAGACGAATTTAAAATATTAGAAGATACCAAAAAAGAAATTCAAGAAATTGATGAATATTTGAAATCCATTAATGATCTTATTAACGAAAGAAATAACTTTGCTCAAAAGAGTAAGAGCGAAAACATGTATAAATGTACGACTTCATTATATAAAATATATACTTGCTGGATAGAGATGGTCTCTATGTACTTAATAGCGATATAGACTATTTTTAGAAATCCAAATGAACAAAATAAAAAATCAGCTCTTCAATATCTTGGACTTTCATTTACTATTTTGGAAAGACCTCAAATGATATTGAAATGATCCATAGTTATGCTAATAAACTTAAAAACAATATGAACCTAAAATAATAATAACTTATGGGTGGAGGATTATATCAATTTAACGTCGCACAATATAGATAAAGCGACGTATAATTAAAAAAGAATCTTTACTCATCTACTTAGGTTTTTAATAGCTTTTCCAACTAATTTTTTGGCTTATTTGTTAATTCTTCAATTTTTTTAAACAAATCTGATTCTACATCTTGTAATTCTTTTATAAATTTATCTTTATTGTTAGGATTATTTTTTAGTAACTCTATGATATTACTAAAAGTTTCCAATGTCCTCATTTTTCTGTCTTTTATTATATAGACTTGCTCAAGTAAGTAATTAATGTCTTGTATTTTGCTACTTAGTATAGCTTTTATAATTATCCATAAGGAAAAAAGTTTATTAATTTTTGTGTTTATGGTTAGTTTTCTATTATTTAATATGTCCATTCTAATATTATTTATTTCGTGTATGCATTCTTTAAACTTCTGTTCTGGAGTTTGTTCTTTTGATTGAGGTGTTTCTCTACGATTTCTCATAACTTTGTAATATTATGTTTAAGGTTTTTTCTAATTTTTCTTTTATTCCATCTATTATTTTTAAAGCGGTATCAGGTTTATGCATATAGCATATATTAATTATATCTAGTTGTAATTCTACAAAAATTCTTTCCCCTTTTCCGTAACTATTATCTTTTGCTCAATTTATCGAATTTCTTAATTCAGCAGCCTGCGTTTCTAGGAAGGAACGATAAGCATATTTTTTCAATAAGTCATCCTCTTTGCCTGTGATTGTTTTATAGTGCGCTTTTAATATTTCTATATCTTCTTTGTCTGGTGGAGTTTCTGACTTATTTGGAAATTGACGAGTTTTATATTCCTCCAACAAATCTTTTAGATAATTTAAAATAACCAATGTTTTGTAAAGTTCTATTGAAAATAATATACATTCTACTTTTTCTCTTTCTGATTCAGACAGTTCTTCTTCTGATATTTCTTCAACATTAACAACAGTTGGTTTGTATAATTGTTAGTTCATTGAAAACAGAGAGCAACTTTTTCCATCTTTCTATTTTTAAACTGCTCAAGCTAACTTCTTTTTTAACGATTTCATTGATTTCCTCTGTAATATCTTTAACATCTTCATCTTCTTGAATAAATTTTCCTATTGTTTTTAGCGTATTCTTCAATCTCTTTAAACCTATTTTCTATCTCTATAATTTTATTTTTTCTATTATTTTCTTCGCTAAAATTTTCTTTTATCATTTTTATTTCTCTATTAAATCTGAAAAATTTTCTTTTATTTTATTACTCACTTGTTCTGTGTTTTCTTTATATGCTTTTATTATTTTTTTCCAACATTAATTAAATTAAGAGATTTTTTTCATTCATTTATAGCTCCTAACAACATTAACTCTTCGTTTGCCTTTTTCTCTGGTGATTCATTTGGACGTTTTTCCATATTTTTTTAATTTTAACGTCGCACAATATTAACAAATCGTTAAAAATAATTTATTATTAAAGTATAGGCAAAAACTATGAAAAAATCAAACAAACCAATAATAAAACATATTCCTGACTTTCTTGATTATTGCGAGGTTGAAAAAGGACTTTCTCAAAAAACTCAAGAAAACTATCACAGATATTTAAAAATGTTTGTTTTATGGTTAAAAAGTAAAAATGAGAATTTGCTTCCCCATCAATTAACACCAGATCATATTTGGGAATATAGATTGTTTTTGGCAAGATATCAAAATCCAATTACAAAAAAGAATTTAGAAAAAATCACTCAAAATTATTATTTAATTGCTCTTAGGAGATTATTAAAGTTTTTTGCTGATAAGGATATTTTATCTTTACCTCCTGAAAAAGTTGCTTTATCAAAAGATATAAAGAAAGAAAAAACAGTGAAATTTTTAACGCTTGAGCAAATAGAAAAACTTCTTTTGACTCCAAACACTAAAAATATAACAGGTTTAAGGGATAGGGCTATTTTAGAAACTCTTTTTTCTACTGGTTTAAGGGTCGCAGAGCTTGTAAGTTTGAATAGAGAGCAATTTGCGAATATAAATGACAAAAAAGATTTTGAACTAAGTATTATTGGAAAAGGTTCAAGGCCAAGAACTGTTTATTTTTCAGAAAGAGCTTTGAAATGGCTTAAAAGATATTTAGAAACAAGAAATGATAAAGAAAAAGCATTGTTTATAAATTATAAAGGAAAAAAACCTGGTACAAGGTTAACAGCAAGATCTGTTGAAAGAATTGTTAAAAAATACGCCGTTGCAAGCGGTGTTCCATTTTTTACAACACCCCATACTTTAAGGCACTCTTATGCAACTGATTTGTTAATGCAGGGGGTTGATTTGAGAATAATTCAAGAGTTTTTAGGGCATAAAAATATTGTTACAACTCAAATATACACGCATGTTACCAATAAGAAATTAAGGGACATTCATAGAGAATATCATAGCGGCAACAGAATAAAAGATATTGAGTAATTTAATAAATTAATCTATATTATTTTCTTGTTCTATTTGTATTGGCTGGTAATCTAAAAGTTCT containing:
- the divIB gene encoding Cell division protein DivIB, yielding MRNRKKGGSIFIFVIIGVILVGVLVYFLFFSSFFKIQNIFLVSNTEDYDKFNTFFQTYINTNILFFNKNEFVGNLKDKFPIVDNVDIKKKFPNSLEIKIEYRKPKYYVCSEECFLIDKKGFVFQKVDKSFNFDELVKLENGFNNIKVGKYIASESDFNKIDFILNNLAGNNIKVLSVDLKNETVYFNNEDFSIIFALVEDVNWQLEKFFTALKKIKDTEDMNKLEYIDVRFGDRVYYK
- the murD gene encoding UDP-N-acetylmuramoylalanine--D-glutamate ligase → MKIKQLLKPKILILGFGREGQDNLKFLLKIGKKYNIGIADKNSLEVFPERVQNLIRKHKINFYSGDDYLKAIKDYEVIIKSPGIPFKILPKKLLKGKILTSQTDIFFSNHKGTIIGITGTKGKSTTTTLIYKILKENLKTGKAKYKRVFLIGNIGKPVLSYLRDSKNGDIYVYELSCHQLHNLRQSPHIAVWTNIYREHLDYYKSFKDYYMSKANITLWQTEKDHIVYGADYKIVENIVKKSKAIKHPIKGKYYELDFDLAREVGKIMGVEDGIINKVFSKFKNLECRLEFVGEFKGIKFYNDSLATIPEATIFAIKKFGKGNIGSIFLGGYERFYNFKDLAKVILGYKIDNLILFPVTGERILNDIKNEAKKRKIVMPKYFNVNNMKDAVKIAFDVTPKGKISLLSCASPSYNLFKDYKDRGDQFKRYVILFGKEN
- the ftsW gene encoding putative peptidoglycan glycosyltransferase FtsW, with translation MLFYSARKIKDNLGFLKNDYFALIIIFIVALLSIVGILAIYSASAYDSFQSFGNYTYFLNRHLAFIGIGVLMFFIFYFLNLNIIKNYSFFFFLAALVFMFFVFLPGIGQGVGESKRWVDLRFISVQPSEFLKPLLLIYVAAFFSKFSLDKDIKKDIINIKSYFQKVCLPYFKKVWLPFISIISSVAFAFYFQKDAGTFFLIAAPVAFMFLITSAPKLIKVLTVIIFLIAAFLMVISEEYRIVRIQGFFNSTDILSSDYQSVQSLISMGSGGLLGQGIGAGFSKTNVPLTKNDFIFSVIGEEMGFLGSLLIVTLFIIFMMTGFLMARRVDNIFNKLLIYGIVILLSLQAMINIQSAVGGIVKGIPLPFISYGGSATITAFSMIGLLLNAYKNN
- the murG gene encoding UDP-N-acetylglucosamine--N-acetylmuramyl-(pentapeptide) pyrophosphoryl-undecaprenol N-acetylglucosamine transferase → MSKKVIVFTGGGTGGHIFPIISIVRGLKKIAPNEFEYYYLGPEDPPELIAPLELEGIKVKFIKTGKIRRYFNIGDVVSNVVDLVFYVPIGIFQAFGFVFSKYPDLVFCKGGYGSLPTALSAFLLRTPIFLHESDLEPGLANKIISKFSLLIFTSFQETSYFNPKKTIFVGNPVRKEMFDMKLEQAIDILNITGEKKVVAFLGGSQGARFINEMILNAINDFIDNFEIIHQTGKYNYKQVSAEALASLAPEKRKYYHSFPVLTERQLAATYKIADIIVSRGGAGAIFEIAASGKPSIIIPFPFAAKHHQEQNAFYYQKKGACIVLEQEVATPHFFLEKIKSILNNPTLYEKMSKAAKEFATIDAGDKIARYIVSYLKPEILQQKEKESGKEEQIEKLIKQNYES
- the gltX1 gene encoding Glutamate--tRNA ligase 1: MKVRVRLAPSPTGYLHMGTARVALFNYLFAKQNNGSFILRIEDTDKERSKKEYEEDIIKSLLWLGLKWNEGPDYNDYSNYIGDHGPYRQSERVSLYKKYLEILLNKGLAYYCFCLPEELEAQKNYLISIGKPPVYSGKCRELKKEEVLKKLEKGERHIIRLAVPKDKIIKFNDIVRGEIKINSSIIGDFSIAKGLEEPLYNFAVVVDDYEMEISHIIRGEDHISNTPKQIIIQQMLNFNKVYYAHLPLILAPDRTKLSKRHGAVSVMEFKKMGYLPESIINFLAFLGWNPGTDKEIYSLQELIKDFSLERIQKSGAIFNIKKLDFLNSYYIKQKSADELFDLSYEYIKDFIKQESDKDKIKKILEVYKTRINKLSDLPTEIDFFFKDINYPKDLLRWKDATDTEILLCIDKLEDTLDNIKEEDFNRDYLSQVLLKEAQEFAKIINRDEKDRGYMLWTLRVALTGKKFSAGPFEIMEILGKKETIRRLKKAGEIIQKNSNGNNDN
- the xerC gene encoding Tyrosine recombinase XerC, which encodes MKKSNKPIIKHIPDFLDYCEVEKGLSQKTQENYHRYLKMFVLWLKSKNENLLPHQLTPDHIWEYRLFLARYQNPITKKNLEKITQNYYLIALRRLLKFFADKDILSLPPEKVALSKDIKKEKTVKFLTLEQIEKLLLTPNTKNITGLRDRAILETLFSTGLRVAELVSLNREQFANINDKKDFELSIIGKGSRPRTVYFSERALKWLKRYLETRNDKEKALFINYKGKKPGTRLTARSVERIVKKYAVASGVPFFTTPHTLRHSYATDLLMQGVDLRIIQEFLGHKNIVTTQIYTHVTNKKLRDIHREYHSGNRIKDIE